The following coding sequences are from one Lentimicrobiaceae bacterium window:
- a CDS encoding PorT family protein, producing MKIRPAIPVFLVLLLLTPFALRAQKHGVLNQPEYDERPYHFGFLLAINQMNFTVKTNEGLSNVLYTTQQAPDIYSDSARLLGIEANPSLGFTIGIVSNLRLAKYADLRFVPSLSFGERQIEYSTQNYSAGESNQIKLRKSIQTSYIELPFLIKYKAKRINNVRPYIIGGVDYTIDLATQKKKKDNPNNVQVDIVRNDVHGILGTGFDFYNYWFKLGIELKMAYGFNDIIKRENNIYTEGIDKLSSKMFQISFTFE from the coding sequence TTGAAAATACGACCTGCTATTCCCGTTTTCCTCGTTTTATTACTTCTTACGCCTTTTGCCCTCCGGGCACAAAAACATGGGGTACTCAATCAACCTGAATATGATGAACGACCTTATCATTTCGGGTTTCTACTGGCTATTAATCAGATGAATTTTACAGTAAAGACCAATGAAGGGCTAAGTAATGTACTTTACACCACACAACAGGCACCCGACATCTATTCCGATTCGGCAAGGCTGTTGGGAATAGAAGCCAACCCTTCGCTTGGTTTTACTATTGGCATCGTTTCCAATCTCCGGCTTGCCAAATATGCCGACCTGCGTTTTGTTCCATCACTTTCCTTTGGTGAACGGCAGATAGAATATTCAACACAAAATTATTCAGCCGGAGAAAGTAATCAAATCAAGCTGAGAAAAAGCATACAGACAAGCTATATCGAACTGCCTTTTCTTATAAAATATAAAGCCAAAAGGATAAATAATGTACGTCCTTATATCATTGGAGGTGTGGATTATACTATTGACCTTGCCACCCAGAAAAAAAAGAAAGATAATCCAAACAATGTTCAGGTTGATATTGTCCGTAACGACGTTCATGGAATTCTGGGCACCGGGTTCGACTTTTATAATTATTGGTTTAAATTAGGTATTGAACTCAAAATGGCGTACGGTTTCAACGATATTATCAAGCGGGAAAACAATATTTACACCGAAGGTATCGACAAGTTATCCTCCAAAATGTTCCAGATATCGTTTACTTTCGAATAA
- a CDS encoding bifunctional ADP-heptose synthase: MVSNEQIREIFARFSRQKALIIGDVMVDTYVRGKVERISPEAPVPVLAVSQRENLLGGAANVALNIKSLAATPILCSVVGNDEQGDLFLSLLEKENLPTTCICRSNQRSTTTKFRFIGNNAHLLRVDDEMTHDIAETDENILLGKIRDTLASLPIDVVIFQDYNKGVITPRIISEVTKMAKRYAIPITVDPKKKNFTAYCGVSLFKPNLKELKEGLNMDVGARNFAQLQQAAQKLHLNQQVDNVMFTLSESGIFMSSKQPDASCEAFTIPAHLRSITDVSGAGDTVISVASLCLAQQASPWLTAALSNLAGGLVCEFIGVVPVDIQRMQEEALQLNQ, from the coding sequence ATGGTTAGCAACGAACAGATTCGGGAAATTTTTGCACGGTTTTCCAGGCAAAAAGCACTTATTATCGGTGACGTAATGGTTGACACCTATGTAAGAGGAAAGGTAGAACGTATCTCACCTGAAGCTCCTGTGCCTGTTTTAGCGGTAAGCCAGAGAGAAAATCTGCTTGGTGGTGCTGCAAATGTGGCACTGAATATAAAATCACTGGCAGCCACCCCTATTTTATGTTCCGTAGTAGGTAACGACGAGCAGGGTGATCTTTTCCTCTCACTTTTAGAAAAAGAAAATCTTCCCACAACATGTATTTGTCGTAGTAACCAGCGTTCAACCACTACAAAATTCCGGTTTATTGGCAACAACGCCCATTTGCTGCGCGTTGACGACGAAATGACCCACGATATTGCAGAAACCGACGAAAATATTCTTCTCGGAAAAATCCGGGATACCCTCGCCTCTTTACCTATAGACGTAGTTATTTTTCAAGATTATAACAAAGGTGTCATCACCCCCCGCATCATCAGTGAAGTAACAAAAATGGCAAAACGTTATGCTATTCCCATTACCGTTGACCCTAAAAAGAAAAATTTTACCGCCTACTGCGGGGTGTCTCTTTTCAAACCCAATCTGAAAGAACTGAAGGAAGGACTGAATATGGATGTCGGTGCCCGAAATTTTGCGCAACTGCAGCAGGCTGCACAAAAATTGCATCTTAACCAGCAGGTGGACAATGTGATGTTTACCCTTTCCGAGTCGGGTATCTTCATGAGCAGTAAACAACCAGATGCAAGCTGTGAAGCATTTACCATCCCCGCCCATTTGCGAAGTATAACCGATGTGTCGGGCGCCGGCGATACCGTTATCAGTGTGGCTTCACTATGCCTTGCCCAACAGGCTTCGCCATGGCTTACCGCCGCCCTTTCCAACCTTGCCGGAGGACTTGTTTGTGAATTTATAGGTGTTGTACCTGTTGATATTCAACGTATGCAAGAAGAAGCACTACAACTAAACCAGTAG
- the ubiE gene encoding bifunctional demethylmenaquinone methyltransferase/2-methoxy-6-polyprenyl-1,4-benzoquinol methylase UbiE, translating to MPEHNKKNIPATHETISEAGEDVCRMFDEIAPHYDFLNHFLSMGIDRCWRKKVIKAARNHHPQTLLDVAAGTADLTIALATLPGISITGIDISEAMLAEGRKKVNQRQPDKNIILLQGDSENLPFADATFDMVTVAFGVRNFEHLEKGLAEMLRVLKKGGQLLVLEFSMPEKTLFKQLYHLYFKYFVPFIGAKISGHRFAYSYLPATVQKFPKNDTFVNILRQIGFTNAAFKPLTFGIVCLYSAEK from the coding sequence ATGCCGGAGCATAATAAAAAAAACATCCCTGCAACCCATGAAACTATTTCGGAAGCCGGGGAGGATGTGTGCCGGATGTTCGACGAGATAGCGCCTCACTACGATTTTCTTAACCATTTTCTTTCGATGGGAATTGACCGTTGCTGGCGGAAAAAGGTGATAAAAGCTGCCAGAAATCACCATCCGCAAACCCTATTGGATGTTGCTGCCGGAACCGCCGACCTCACCATTGCGCTTGCCACACTGCCCGGTATCAGCATTACGGGTATTGATATTTCGGAAGCCATGCTTGCAGAAGGGAGAAAAAAAGTCAATCAGCGGCAACCCGACAAAAATATCATTCTTTTGCAAGGCGATAGTGAAAACCTTCCCTTTGCTGATGCAACATTCGACATGGTAACCGTAGCCTTTGGCGTTCGTAACTTTGAACACCTGGAAAAAGGGCTCGCCGAAATGCTGAGGGTTCTAAAAAAAGGAGGTCAATTGCTGGTACTTGAATTTTCAATGCCTGAAAAAACTCTTTTTAAACAACTGTACCATTTGTATTTTAAATATTTTGTTCCTTTTATCGGGGCAAAAATATCGGGACACCGGTTTGCCTACTCCTACCTGCCTGCAACTGTACAGAAGTTCCCAAAAAACGATACTTTTGTAAACATTTTACGCCAAATAGGGTTTACCAATGCAGCTTTCAAGCCTCTCACCTTTGGAATCGTCTGCCTGTATTCAGCCGAAAAATAA
- a CDS encoding DNA adenine methylase encodes MIKSPLRYPGGKSRAVNLISTLIPDFDEYREPFVGGGSVFVYLKQNFPNKKFWINDIYNNLYLFWKETKNRTDELLLQIKTWKRETKEGKDLFVFLNANIDKFDDLKKAAAFFAFNRITFSGTTESGGFSNAAFQKRYTESSIERVKQLSKILPDTKITNFDYQEVVEANGKNVFIFLDPPYFSATKSALYGKNGNLHKGFDHERFSQVMKNTTHKWLITYDDSPYIRELFSFANIFSWDLSYGMRNVNKNSSQTGKELFISNYLNSITNNTHEIRQLEIFDRIISY; translated from the coding sequence ATGATAAAAAGCCCGTTAAGATATCCCGGCGGTAAAAGCAGAGCAGTAAATTTGATTTCTACTTTAATACCCGATTTTGATGAATACAGAGAACCTTTTGTTGGTGGTGGTTCTGTTTTTGTTTATTTAAAACAGAATTTTCCAAATAAAAAATTTTGGATAAACGATATTTATAATAATTTATATCTTTTTTGGAAAGAAACAAAAAACAGAACGGATGAACTTTTATTACAAATCAAAACATGGAAAAGGGAAACAAAAGAAGGTAAAGACCTTTTTGTGTTTTTAAATGCAAATATTGACAAATTCGATGATTTAAAGAAAGCGGCTGCTTTTTTTGCGTTCAACAGGATTACCTTTTCCGGTACAACCGAAAGTGGAGGTTTTTCAAATGCAGCCTTCCAAAAAAGATATACGGAATCAAGCATAGAAAGAGTTAAACAATTATCAAAAATTTTGCCTGATACAAAAATTACAAATTTCGATTATCAGGAAGTTGTAGAAGCAAACGGCAAAAATGTATTTATTTTTCTTGATCCCCCTTATTTTTCGGCAACTAAGTCTGCTTTATACGGGAAAAATGGGAATCTTCATAAAGGATTTGACCATGAAAGGTTTTCTCAAGTAATGAAAAATACAACCCATAAATGGCTGATAACTTATGATGATAGTCCGTATATCCGGGAACTCTTTTCATTTGCAAATATTTTTAGTTGGGATTTATCCTATGGTATGAGAAACGTAAATAAAAATTCCAGCCAAACCGGAAAGGAGTTATTTATTTCAAATTATTTAAATTCTATAACAAATAACACCCATGAAATAAGACAACTTGAAATTTTCGACAGAATTATTTCATATTGA
- a CDS encoding site-specific DNA-methyltransferase, whose translation MEELLNESIHLIITSPPYFNAPFDYQGLFNNYDQYLGVLQRFANESFRVLSEGRILVLNIDDMLVNGTKYPIVADATKILQNAGFRYRDRIIWKKPDGYLRISKRSGVLLQNPFPMYFYPDNLLESLLIFQKGKFDYRSIKQEKKELSRIDKKVFQEKGWHKTLWEMTNVLPGSPLEKGIAAFPDELPNRIIKLFSYVGENVLDPFVGSGTTMKIARQLNRNSVGYEIIRDLEKIIRVKVGFDLQSNESNSGDSFEIVERKNGKYRYVCLEYIEKKKLVPIKI comes from the coding sequence ATGGAAGAACTATTAAATGAAAGTATTCATTTAATAATTACGTCCCCTCCTTATTTTAATGCCCCTTTTGATTATCAGGGATTGTTTAATAATTACGATCAATATTTAGGTGTTTTACAAAGATTTGCAAACGAATCATTCCGGGTTTTATCTGAGGGTAGAATTTTGGTTTTAAATATTGACGATATGTTGGTTAATGGAACAAAATATCCTATTGTTGCCGATGCAACAAAAATACTTCAGAATGCTGGTTTTCGTTATCGGGACAGAATTATCTGGAAAAAACCAGATGGGTATCTTCGGATAAGTAAAAGAAGTGGAGTTTTATTACAGAACCCTTTTCCGATGTATTTCTATCCCGATAACTTATTGGAAAGTTTACTCATCTTTCAGAAGGGAAAATTTGACTATCGTTCTATAAAACAAGAAAAAAAAGAATTATCCCGTATTGATAAAAAAGTTTTTCAAGAAAAAGGGTGGCATAAGACATTATGGGAAATGACAAATGTATTACCTGGATCACCATTGGAAAAAGGCATTGCAGCATTTCCTGACGAACTCCCGAACCGGATAATAAAACTTTTTTCTTACGTTGGAGAAAATGTATTAGATCCATTTGTGGGTAGTGGAACCACAATGAAAATAGCAAGACAGCTTAATAGAAATTCTGTCGGCTATGAAATAATTCGTGATCTTGAAAAAATAATAAGAGTTAAAGTTGGTTTTGATTTGCAATCAAATGAATCAAATAGTGGGGACTCTTTTGAAATAGTTGAAAGAAAAAATGGAAAATATAGGTATGTTTGTCTTGAATATATTGAAAAGAAGAAATTAGTGCCAATTAAAATTTAA
- a CDS encoding NAD(P)/FAD-dependent oxidoreductase has translation MQKELELVLSPEEAADENQIRRKAAKVLHIHPEKINVLHFLRRSVDARSSSIKIKLKILVFSGEDFPEGLKIQKKNYPDVSKSKQVIIVGTGPAGLFAALTLIMHGIKPVLIERGRKVQSRKADIALLNRNQSLNLDSNYCFGEGGAGTFSDGKLYTRSTKRGNVNDILRTFIEHGANPEILFDAHPHIGSDKLPAIITAIRNTILNAGGIFHFDTRITGFCIKNQRITGVTDSKGNLYDGTAVILATGHSACDIYELLYHNNIVIEAKPLAMGVRVEHPQTLINEIQYHSPQHSPLLPAATYTLVEQVDGRGVFSFCMCPGGTIVPAATGNQQIVVNGMSNSRRNSPYANSGIVVAVDMPDIAASQFSGPLATLHYQQEAEKHAFEAANNNQVAPAQRLTDFVSGKLSSSLPNTSYHPGVVSMPVHELLPEGISVRLQKAFTLFNRKMKGFLTGEALVVAIESRTSSPVRIPRNEITFEHVQIKNLYPCGEGAGYAGGIVSSAIDGVNCAKAIATKR, from the coding sequence ATGCAAAAAGAACTGGAACTGGTCCTCAGTCCGGAAGAAGCTGCCGACGAAAACCAGATACGGCGGAAAGCCGCAAAGGTGCTACACATTCATCCGGAAAAAATCAACGTACTACATTTTCTTCGCCGTTCTGTTGATGCCCGCTCCTCTTCCATAAAAATAAAGCTGAAGATACTTGTCTTTTCCGGGGAAGACTTTCCTGAAGGACTAAAAATTCAGAAAAAAAACTATCCTGACGTAAGCAAAAGCAAACAGGTGATCATCGTGGGAACAGGTCCCGCCGGATTATTTGCAGCACTTACGCTTATTATGCACGGAATTAAGCCTGTGCTTATCGAACGAGGACGTAAAGTGCAATCCCGCAAAGCCGATATTGCCCTGCTTAACCGCAACCAATCGCTGAATCTGGATTCGAATTATTGCTTTGGCGAAGGAGGAGCCGGCACTTTTTCCGATGGAAAACTCTACACCCGTTCCACCAAGCGCGGCAACGTAAACGATATTCTCCGCACCTTTATTGAACACGGTGCCAACCCCGAAATCCTGTTCGATGCACATCCGCATATCGGGAGCGATAAACTCCCTGCCATCATCACCGCCATCCGTAATACCATACTTAATGCAGGGGGTATATTCCACTTCGACACCCGCATAACCGGTTTTTGTATTAAAAACCAGCGCATCACAGGAGTTACCGACAGCAAAGGCAACCTCTACGATGGTACTGCCGTTATTCTCGCTACCGGTCATTCAGCCTGCGATATCTACGAACTGCTTTACCATAACAACATTGTCATAGAAGCCAAACCGTTGGCTATGGGCGTAAGGGTAGAACACCCACAGACGCTCATTAACGAAATACAATACCATAGCCCGCAACATAGCCCACTATTACCCGCAGCCACTTACACTTTGGTGGAACAGGTTGACGGAAGAGGTGTTTTTTCATTTTGCATGTGTCCGGGAGGAACCATAGTTCCTGCCGCCACTGGTAACCAACAGATTGTGGTAAACGGCATGTCGAATTCGAGACGAAACTCTCCATATGCCAATTCTGGTATAGTGGTGGCAGTGGATATGCCCGACATCGCGGCATCGCAATTTTCAGGACCATTGGCAACGCTTCACTACCAACAGGAAGCTGAAAAACATGCTTTCGAGGCGGCAAACAACAACCAGGTTGCCCCTGCCCAACGCCTTACCGACTTCGTTTCTGGCAAATTATCATCTTCGCTACCCAACACTTCTTACCATCCGGGAGTTGTTTCCATGCCTGTACACGAACTGCTTCCCGAAGGTATTTCAGTTAGGTTGCAAAAAGCTTTCACGCTTTTCAATCGGAAGATGAAAGGCTTTCTCACCGGCGAAGCCCTTGTGGTAGCCATCGAATCACGTACCTCCTCCCCTGTTCGTATTCCCCGCAACGAAATCACCTTTGAACACGTACAGATAAAAAACCTTTATCCCTGCGGCGAAGGGGCAGGCTATGCCGGAGGCATTGTTTCCTCAGCCATTGACGGGGTAAACTGTGCGAAAGCTATTGCAACAAAAAGGTAG